From Daucus carota subsp. sativus chromosome 6, DH1 v3.0, whole genome shotgun sequence, the proteins below share one genomic window:
- the LOC108226927 gene encoding ent-kaurene oxidase produces the protein MDVLVLSLYLLSTPVVGAVAALSLWFLKIFVDRKWKSTQKLPPLPEVPGLPLIGNLLQLKEKKPHKTFAKWAQTYGPVYSIRTGSNTVVVLNSNDVVKEAMVTRFPAISTRKLSSAVKILTSDKSIVAMSDYNEFYKTAKRHVLTQVLGPTAQRRNRILRDTLIDNTSDQLHALFRNRPLEAVNYREIFQLEVFGLAIKQTLGKDVDSIYVEELRTTMSRQEILNCLVLDILVGSIDVDWRDFFPYLNWIPNRSFENRIKQLDIRRTEVMKSLIKKTKMQSAFKEECYLDYLESEGNMLSERQIQMLLWEVLIATSDTPVVTTEWALYELAIDSKRQARLYEEISRVCGSDKITEEKLNQLPYLYAIFQETLRLYSPVPIVPLRYVSEDTELGGYFVRSGSEIAINIYGCNHDKNVWENPEEWNPERFMEEKSETMELFRSMAFGGGKRACVGALEAMTISRMAIGRLIQEFEWSVTDDQVNDVDTVGLTSRKLQPLLALIKPRS, from the exons ATGGATGTACTTGTTCTATCACTCTATTTGCTATCAACACCTGTTGTGGGAGCTGTTGCTGCTCTTTCTCTTTGGTtccttaaaatatttgttgatCGTAAATGGAAATCAACTCAGAAACTCCCGCCTTTGCCAG AGGTACCAGGGCTGCCATTGATAGGAAATCTGCTGCAATTGAAAGAGAAGAAACCGCACAAGACGTTTGCCAAGTGGGCTCAGACATATGGCCCTGTCTACTCCATCAGAACTGGCTCCAACACTGTCGTCGTCCTCAATTCTAATGACGTGGTTAAGGAG GCTATGGTAACAAGATTCCCTGCCATCTCTACCCGAAAACTTTCAAGCGCAGTGAAGATCCTCACTTCTGATAAATCGATAGTTGCAATGAGTGACTATAATGAGTTTTACAAGACAGCGAAGAGGCATGTGCTAACTCAAGTTCTGGGACCAACTGCTCAG AGGCGTAATCGCATCCTGAGAGATACTTTGATTGACAACACATCAGACCAGTTGCATGCCTTGTTCAGGAATCGTCCTCTCGAGGCTGTAAATTACAGAGAAATATTCCAGTTGGAAGTTTTTGGACTAGCAATTAAGCAA ACCTTAGGAAAAGATGTGGACTCCATTTACGTTGAGGAACTCAGAACAACAATGTCCAGACAAGAGATACTCAACTGTCTAGTTCTTGATATATTGGTGGGTTCAATTGATGTAGATTGGAGAGACTTCTTCCCATATCTTAATTGGATTCCAAATAGAAGTTTCGAAAACAGAATCAAGCAGCTGGATATACGCAGGACGGAAGTTATGAAATCATTGATTAAGAAAACGAAAATGCAGAGTGCTTTCAAAGAG GAGTGTTATCTTGATTACTTGGAATCCGAAGGGAATATGCTTTCAGAGAGACAAATTCAAATGTTGCTCTGGGAGGTGCTTATTGCAACATCAGACACTCCTGTGGTGACAACTGAATGGGCATTGTATGAACTTGCTATAGATTCAAAGCGGCAG GCTCGGCTTTATGAGGAGATCAGTAGAGTCTGTGGTTCTGATAAAATCACTGAGGAGAAGTTGAATCAGCTTCCTTACCTCTATGCTATCTTCCAAGAGACTTTAAGATTGTACAGTCCGGTTCCAATAGTTCCTTTGCGTTATGTCAGTGAAGATACAGAATTAGGAGGATACTTTGTTCGCTCTGGAAGCGAG ATAGCCATAAACATCTATGGTTGTAACCATGACAAGAATGTGTGGGAGAATCCTGAGGAGTGGAATCCCGAGAGATTCATGGAAGAGAAATCTGAGACAATGGAGTTGTTCAGGTCAATGGCCTTTGGAGGTGGTAAGAGAGCTTGCGTAGGAGCTCTTGAGGCAATGACAATCTCTCGCATGGCAATTGGCAGACTTATACAAGAATTTGAGTGGAGTGTGACGGATGATCAGGTAAATGATGTCGATACTGTGGGGCTTACATCCCGCAAACTCCAGCCACTGCTCGCGCTCATAAAGCCAAGAAGCTGA